A single region of the Branchiostoma lanceolatum isolate klBraLanc5 chromosome 1, klBraLanc5.hap2, whole genome shotgun sequence genome encodes:
- the LOC136435676 gene encoding glutathione S-transferase 3, mitochondrial-like, which yields MGGVSLPREFGYVILTVLGSWGTLMYLAVNVTKARKKYNVQPPILYSDTEMVYNCIQRAHQNALESYPSFLVLLLLAGLKYPRGASAAGVVWCMGRIHYAQGYYTGDPDKRRKGAYVHLTEFALIGMCLGHAGSLLGWGGRGWGRWGWRWR from the exons ATGGGCGGCGTGTCTCTGCCGCGGGAGTTCGGGTATGTGATCCTGACGGTGCTGGGGTCATGGGGAACCCTCATGTACCTAGCGGTCAACGTCACCAAGGCCAGGAAGAAGTACAACGTCCAG CCTCCGATTCTGTACAGTGACACCGAGATGGTCTATAACTGTATTCAGAGAGCCCACCAGAATGC GCTTGAGAGTTATCCATCGTTCCTGGTTCTCCTGCTGCTGGCTGGACTGAAGTACCCA AGAGGAGCTTCTGCTGCAGGTGTTGTCTGGTGCATGGGGAGGATTCACTATGCTCAAGGCTACTACACTGGGG ACCCAGATAAGCGACGTAAGGGAGCGTACGTCCACCTGACCGAGTTTGCGCTGATCGGCATGTGCCTGGGGCATGCTGGGAGCCTGCTTGGGTGGGGAGGGCGTGGCTGGGGCCGTTGGGGATGGAGGTGGCGTTGA